TTCTTAATTGAATTTAAAAGTTCTTCCTCATCTCCTCCAACAAAGTCAGTTCTTCCAATTCCACCAGCGAAAATTGTATCCCCTGTAAAAGCAAAATTTTCTCCTAAAAGAGATATACTTCCCGGTGTATGACCTGGTGTATGTAAAACATTTAAAGAAATATTGCCAATTTTTATTATATCTCCTTCCTGCAATATTTTTGTCTGGCAATTACATATAAATGGTATCCCAAAAAGTATTGAAAGATTTTTTTCAGGGTTTTTAAGATATTCTTCATCTAATTTATGAATATAAACAGGTAAAGAAAATTTTTCATTTTCTCCAATATGGTCAAAATGTCCATGTGTATTTATTATTATTTCTACTTTTATTTTCTCTTTTTCTATCTGATATTTTATTTTTTCACTTTCTGCCCCAGGGTCTATAATAGCACCTTTTCCTGTTTCTTCACACCAGATTATATAGCAATTTGTAAAAAATTCTCCAACAACAATTTTTTTTATCTTCATTAGCATATCCTTGGAAATTGAGCACCTGCCTGGAACTCAACAACTCTTTCAACTCCAATTTCTGTCTCTATTAAAACTTTTCTTTTTATTTTGTCTGTTACTTCTCCTATAATTTCTGCTTTTTTTCCCAATTGTTGTTTTCTCATTGTTTCAACCACCTTTTCTCCATATTTTCTATCAACTATAATAATTATTTTACCTTCATTTGCTATGTAAAGAGGGTCAAAACCGAGAATTTCACATAAGGAATTAACTTCTTCACTTATGGGAATTTTTTTCTTATAAATTTTTATTCCAATATCTGATTTTATAACTATTTCATTTAAGGTTGCCGCAACACCACCTCTTGTTGGGTCTCTCATAAATTTTATTTTTTCTCCAAATGGAAATATCTCTTTCACAATAGGATATAAAGAAGAACAATCACTTTTAATTGAACTTTCAAATTCAATACCTTCTCTCTTTGTTATAATAGAAAGCCCATGTAATCCAATATCTCCATTTATTATTACCAGGTCTCCAAGTTTTATTCTTTCAATTCCTAATTTCATCCTTTTATCTTTTATTCCAATTCCACCTGTATTTATAAAGATTTTATCAACTTTCCCTTTTTCAACTACTTTTGTATCACCAGTGGTTATTTTTACATTTTCTTTTTTACTTTCATTTGCCATTGAAATAACTATTTTTTCAAGTGTTTCAAAATCAAACCCTTCTTCTATTATAAATGATGAAGAAAGAAAAAGAGGGGTTGCCCCACTTACTGATAGGTCATTTATTGTTCCACAGATTGAAAGTTTTCCAATATCTCCACCAGGGAAAAAAATAGGACTTACAGTATAACTATCTGTTGTAAAACAAATATCTTCTTTCCCAATTTTTAATAAAGAAGCATCTTGGAGTTTTTCAAGATATTCATTTTTAAAATGTTTTACAAAAATATTTTCTATAAGATTATAAGTTAATTTTCCGCCATCTCCATAAGATAAAGTTATTTTTTGCATTTTCCCCTAAATGTTTGTTAATTTCCGTTTATATTTTTAGGTACTAATTTTAAAAATTCCCCTTCAAATCCCCCCTTACCCCCCTTTGAAAAAGTGGGGAATAACGAACCAACTTACTCCCTCCTTTAAAAAAGGAGGGATGGGCTCGCCCGTAGGGTCCTCACTTTTGGCTACGGATTTTAAACTATGCCCGAGGGGGTGGATTTAGAAAAATCTCCCCTTGCCCCTCTTTTATAAAGAGGGGAATATTAAATCCCCCCTCATCCCCACCTTCTCCCCAGCGGGGAGAAGGATGAAATCCCCCTTTTTCAAAGGGGGAGGTATTTTGGAAATAAAACACCAACTCTGCCCTGCTACCCTTTCTTTAATGTGGAGGACCGTCCTCCACAGAATAACTATGTTGATTGAAGAGGAATCTCATATTTATAATAAGCAGAACATGTCCCTTCTGATGATACCATGCATGGTCCTACTGGATTTTCTGGATTACAAAATTTGGCAAATAATTTACAATCAAATGGCTTTTTTGTTCCTTTAAGTATTTCTCCGCATATACAGGAACTTTCTTTTTTTATTTCAGGTATTTTTACTTCAAATTTTTTTTCAGCATCAAATTCATCAAAGTCATTTTTTATTTTAAGTCCACTTTTTTCTATATTCCCAAGTCCTCTCCACTCTGAATCAATTTCTTCAAAAACATCTTCCATATTTTTTCTGGCAATTCTATTTCCATCCTCTTTTACTGCTCTTTTATACTGAATTATAACTTCACCTTTTTGTTTTGACATAATTTTTTCAATTAAAATATAAATACTCTCAACTATATCTAACGGTTCAAATCCAGTAATAACACATGGAATATTATAATTCTTTGATATAAAATTGTATGGCTTCTTACCTATTATTGTGCTGACATGCCCCGGACATATAAAACCATCAATTTTAACTTCATCATCTTTTAAGAGTAATTCCATTGCAGGTGGAATAAGTTTATGTCCTGAAAAAACATAAAAATTTTTTATTTTTTTTCTTTTTGCTATTTTAATAGTAGAAGATACAATTGGGGATGTTGTTTCAAACCCAATTCCAAGAAATATTATATTTTTATCAGTCCTTTTTTCAGCAATTTCAAGAGCATCAAAAGGAGAATATACAACTTTTATTTCTCTACCTTTGCTTTTTTCTTTTTCAAGAGAAGAATAAGAGCCAGGAACTCTCATCATATCTCCAAAAGTAGTAATAATTGTGTTTTCAATTTTAGAAAATTCTATTGCTTTATCTATATATGAATTTGGACTAACACATACAGGGCACCCCGGTCCAGAAAGTAAATTTATGTTTTCTGGTAAAACACCTCTTATCCCAAATTTCCCTATTACCATCGTATGAGTTCCACATACCTCCATTAAATTTATATTTTTATCATATTTTTCTGTCTTTTTTTCTATCAGTTTCAATATTTTTTTTATTATTTCCGGGTTTCTATACTCCTGTATATATTTCATTTGCCCATCTCACTTAATAATTTCAATGTTTTCCCTGCTTGTTTTTTATCAAGTTTTGTTATTGCAAAACCAGCATGAACAATTAAATAATTACCCTTTTTAACACTTTTAACAAGAGAAATATTTACCTTTTTCTTAACTGTACCAAGAGAAACAATGGCAAAATTATCTTTCATTACTTTTTCAACTTTCATTGGAACTGCTAAACACATTGTTTTTCTCCTTTCAATAAAAAATTACCTATAACTGCCTGCCCAAGACAAATTCCACCATCATTTGTTGGAACTTTTCTATGAATAAATAATTCAAACCCATCTTTTTTTAAATCATTATATGTTTTTTCAAGTAAAAAATTGTTTTGAAAGACACCACCTGATAAAGCAACTTTATTTATTTTTCTTTCTTGCCTTATGATATTTACAACTTTCCTTATTATATCAGAAATTGTTATATGAAACCTATATGAAATAAAACCAACTGTTTTTTTATCAATCAGGTCATGAACAATTTCCTCAATCATTTTTTCAACATTGATAATATAAACATTATTTTCTTTCTTGATTTGATAATTATATGGTTCACTTTTTGTTTTTTCAATTTTCATTTCAAGTTCAATTGCTGCCTGACCTTGATAATTTATTGTATTTCTTATTGAACATATTGAAGAAACAGCATCAAAAAGTCGTCCCATACTTGAAGTTAAAGGGCAATTTATCCTTTTTTCAATCATTTTTTCAATTATTTTCCATTTTTTTATATCAATATTCTTTACAAAATCAATATCAAGAGAAAGGAATTTATTACCAAATGTTTTGTATAAATAAATACAACCCAAACGCCATATTTCCTTTATTGCCTTTTCTCCACCAGGTAAAGGAATATAATCAAGATGAGAGACCCTTTCAAATTCAGTATAATCACATATTAGAAATTCCCCCCCCCAGATGTTTTTGTCTGTTCCAAATCCAGTTCCATCAAAAGCAATTCCTATTATTTTTTCATTTTTAAGCTTATTTTCAGCCATAACAGATGCAATATGAGCATGATGATGCTGGACGCCAATTCCAATTATATCTTTGTTTTCTTCAATCATACTTACTGCAATTTTAGATGAGAAATATTGAGGATGAATATCATAACATATAACTTCTGGTTTTATTTCAAGAGTTTTTTCAAGAAGTTTTATTGACCTTTTATATGAGTCAATTGAAGATACATTTCCAATGTCTCCAATATGCTGACTGGGATAAACTTTGTTTTCTTTTGTTAAAGCAAAAGTATTACTCATATCAGAACCAGCAGAAAATATATTTTTTTTAAATTTATACGGGAATTCAATCATTTCAGGAACATAGCCTCTTGAACGCCTTATGAAATATGAACTTCCTTTGAATACCTTCAATAAAGAATCATCACAATTTATATAAATTTCCCTATTGTGAGTAAGAAAAAAGTCAAAAATTCCTTTTAGTTTCTCAAATGCCTGTTTATCATCATAAACAATTGGTTCTTCTGACAAATTTCCACTTGTCATAACAAGAACTTTTAAATTTTTATTTAAAAAGAAAAGAATATGATGGATGGGTGTATATGGTAGCATAAAGCCCAAATAATTATTTGAAGGGGCAACTATTGAAGGAATTTTATTATTTTTTTTCTTCAAAAGGACTATTGGACTTTGCCATGAATTAAGATATCCTTTTTCTTCTTTACTGATATAGCAAAATTCTTCAATTGTTTTTATATCCCTTGCCATAATGGCAAATGGTTTATCAATTCTATTTTTCCTCTCCCTCAATGTTTCAACAACTTCTTCATTTAAAGCATTACATGCAAGATGATAACCACCAATTCCTTTAATAGCAACAATTTTTCCTTTTTCAATAAACCAAGAGGTATTTTCTATACTTTTTATCCCCTCTTCTACTATTTCTCCTTTTTTATTTTTTAAAAACATACCAGGTCCACAATCAAAACAACAATTTGGTTGGGTATGAAATCTTCTACTTTCAGGGTTATTATATTCTTGTTGACATTTTTCACACATAATAAATTCAGACATTGTTGTATTTTTTCTATCATAAGGAATATTTTTTATTATTGTAAATCTTGGACCACAATTAGTGCAGTTAATAAATGGGAAAAGATACCTTCTATTACTCGGGTCAAAAAGTTCTTTTAAACAATCAGGACAAGTAGCAATATCAGGTGAAATTTCTACTTTTAGGGATTTTTGTTTTTTACTCTCAATTATTCTGAAGTTTTTTTCATTTTCAATACTTAAAGGAATAACTTTTATCTTTTTTATTTTAGCCCTTGGTGGAGGATAATTTTTGATTTTCTTGAGAAAATTTTTTATATTTTTTTGAGGTCCTTCAATTTCTATATAAACACCTTCGGATGTATTACGGACAAAACCAGAAAGGTTTTCTTCCTTTGCATACCTGTAAATAGTGGGTCTGAAACCAACACCCTGAACTATTCCGGATATTTTCAAACAAACTCTTTCATTTTTATTTTTTAATAATTTCACAGAATTTTCTTCCTGCATCAAAAAGTTTCTCTTCCATATTTTTATCTGGCTTACCCTTTATAACAATTGAATCCATAACTTTTTTAAAGTTAAATGTCTGAGCAATGTTTTCAATACTTTCGATACCTTTACCTCCTCCACCATGTGTAAGAAATGCAAAATATGGTTTTCCTTCAACCTTGCCTCTTGATGGATAAAATGTTCTATCAAAAAAATCTTTAAGTACTCCTCCCATGTAACCAAAATAATCTCCTGAACCAAAAATTATCCCATCGGCTGAAAGTAAATCATCAATATCTGCCTGAAATCCTTTTTTTATAACAACTTCAACATCTTCATTGCTTTTTATCCCTTTTTTTATTGCAAAAGCAGCAGCTTCGGTATTACCTCCTAATGAACAATAAACAATAAGAATTTTTTTCATTTTGCATCCTTTTTGATATTTCATAGGTTAATAATTTTTTTTATATTTTTTTCAGTTATC
Above is a window of bacterium DNA encoding:
- the hypE gene encoding hydrogenase expression/formation protein HypE, which produces MQKITLSYGDGGKLTYNLIENIFVKHFKNEYLEKLQDASLLKIGKEDICFTTDSYTVSPIFFPGGDIGKLSICGTINDLSVSGATPLFLSSSFIIEEGFDFETLEKIVISMANESKKENVKITTGDTKVVEKGKVDKIFINTGGIGIKDKRMKLGIERIKLGDLVIINGDIGLHGLSIITKREGIEFESSIKSDCSSLYPIVKEIFPFGEKIKFMRDPTRGGVAATLNEIVIKSDIGIKIYKKKIPISEEVNSLCEILGFDPLYIANEGKIIIIVDRKYGEKVVETMRKQQLGKKAEIIGEVTDKIKRKVLIETEIGVERVVEFQAGAQFPRIC
- a CDS encoding NAD(P)H-dependent oxidoreductase, which produces MKKILIVYCSLGGNTEAAAFAIKKGIKSNEDVEVVIKKGFQADIDDLLSADGIIFGSGDYFGYMGGVLKDFFDRTFYPSRGKVEGKPYFAFLTHGGGGKGIESIENIAQTFNFKKVMDSIVIKGKPDKNMEEKLFDAGRKFCEIIKK
- the hypF gene encoding carbamoyltransferase HypF, translated to MKLLKNKNERVCLKISGIVQGVGFRPTIYRYAKEENLSGFVRNTSEGVYIEIEGPQKNIKNFLKKIKNYPPPRAKIKKIKVIPLSIENEKNFRIIESKKQKSLKVEISPDIATCPDCLKELFDPSNRRYLFPFINCTNCGPRFTIIKNIPYDRKNTTMSEFIMCEKCQQEYNNPESRRFHTQPNCCFDCGPGMFLKNKKGEIVEEGIKSIENTSWFIEKGKIVAIKGIGGYHLACNALNEEVVETLRERKNRIDKPFAIMARDIKTIEEFCYISKEEKGYLNSWQSPIVLLKKKNNKIPSIVAPSNNYLGFMLPYTPIHHILFFLNKNLKVLVMTSGNLSEEPIVYDDKQAFEKLKGIFDFFLTHNREIYINCDDSLLKVFKGSSYFIRRSRGYVPEMIEFPYKFKKNIFSAGSDMSNTFALTKENKVYPSQHIGDIGNVSSIDSYKRSIKLLEKTLEIKPEVICYDIHPQYFSSKIAVSMIEENKDIIGIGVQHHHAHIASVMAENKLKNEKIIGIAFDGTGFGTDKNIWGGEFLICDYTEFERVSHLDYIPLPGGEKAIKEIWRLGCIYLYKTFGNKFLSLDIDFVKNIDIKKWKIIEKMIEKRINCPLTSSMGRLFDAVSSICSIRNTINYQGQAAIELEMKIEKTKSEPYNYQIKKENNVYIINVEKMIEEIVHDLIDKKTVGFISYRFHITISDIIRKVVNIIRQERKINKVALSGGVFQNNFLLEKTYNDLKKDGFELFIHRKVPTNDGGICLGQAVIGNFLLKGEKQCV
- a CDS encoding MBL fold metallo-hydrolase, whose amino-acid sequence is MKIKKIVVGEFFTNCYIIWCEETGKGAIIDPGAESEKIKYQIEKEKIKVEIIINTHGHFDHIGENEKFSLPVYIHKLDEEYLKNPEKNLSILFGIPFICNCQTKILQEGDIIKIGNISLNVLHTPGHTPGSISLLGENFAFTGDTIFAGGIGRTDFVGGDEEELLNSIKKLLKLPEKTIIYPGHGEISTFSKEISFLTSLF
- a CDS encoding HypC/HybG/HupF family hydrogenase formation chaperone, whose product is MCLAVPMKVEKVMKDNFAIVSLGTVKKKVNISLVKSVKKGNYLIVHAGFAITKLDKKQAGKTLKLLSEMGK
- the hypD gene encoding hydrogenase formation protein HypD, which translates into the protein MKYIQEYRNPEIIKKILKLIEKKTEKYDKNINLMEVCGTHTMVIGKFGIRGVLPENINLLSGPGCPVCVSPNSYIDKAIEFSKIENTIITTFGDMMRVPGSYSSLEKEKSKGREIKVVYSPFDALEIAEKRTDKNIIFLGIGFETTSPIVSSTIKIAKRKKIKNFYVFSGHKLIPPAMELLLKDDEVKIDGFICPGHVSTIIGKKPYNFISKNYNIPCVITGFEPLDIVESIYILIEKIMSKQKGEVIIQYKRAVKEDGNRIARKNMEDVFEEIDSEWRGLGNIEKSGLKIKNDFDEFDAEKKFEVKIPEIKKESSCICGEILKGTKKPFDCKLFAKFCNPENPVGPCMVSSEGTCSAYYKYEIPLQST